The window GCGGTGAACCGTCCTGATAATAACAAGATTGGAACCATCGGCCCGACGCTGCCAGATGTCGAAGTCGAAATTCGCGACGAAGAAGGCAAGCCCGTCCCGATGGGCGAAGTCGGCGAACTATGCGTGCGCGGCGACCTGGTAATGAAGGGCTATTATAAAAACGAAAAAGCGACGGCGGCGGTGATGTTGCCTGACGGCTTCTTGCGCACCGGCGACCTGGCGCTTGCCCATGAAAGCGGGCAGCATCAAATCGTGGGCCGCAGCAAAGACATCATCGTGAGCGGCGGCGAAAACATTTACCCGCGCGAAATCGAAGAAACCCTGCTGCGCTATCCCGGCGTGGCCGAAGCGGCGGTGGTGGCCAAAGCTGACAAACTGCGCACCGAAGTTCCGTATGCGTTTGTGAAACTCGAAGAAGAAGTCAGCGAAGAAATTACCGAATCGGAACTGCGCAAGTATTGCCGCGAACATTTGGGCGAATACAAAATCCCGGTCGCGTTTGAATTTATTGAAGAGATGCCCAAGACGGCAACGCGTAAAATCCAAAAAGAAAAACTGCGCGCCCTGCTGGCGTGAAAGCGCTGTAAGAGAGGCCGCGCATTTTTCAACGCCGTTGCGATGCGCCTGAGGAACCGCCGATGGAATTGCCAAAACGTACGCGCCCATTCATTGTATTCTGTCTAGTGGCCTTTCTTGGTTTATCTGCGCATAGCGGCCCGGTGCGCATTATCTTTGATACAGACATGGATACGGATTGCGACGACGCCGGCGCGATGGCGTTGCTTCACCATTTCGCCGATCTCGGTGAAGCGGAAATTCTCGCAACCGTCGTCAGTTCAAACTTCCCCTATTCAGCGCCGTGCGTCAGATCAATCAATGCCTACTACCATCGTCCTGGCCTGCCTATCGGCGCGCCCAAAAAACCGGGCGCTGATATCAATCGCGGCTCCCGCTATGCAAAACAAATTGCAGAAGAATTTCCAGGCGAGATCAAAACGAATGACGACGCGCCCGACGCCGTCTCCGTTTATCGACGCATTCTCGCCAAAGAAAAAAGCCACAGCGTTGTGATTGTTGTTGTTGGTTATAACACCAACCTTGCGCATCTTTTGGATAGCGGCCCTGATGATGAAAGCCCGTTGACCGGGCGCGAGTTAATCAAAGATAAAGTGAAAATGGTGGTTTGTATGGGCGGGCGCTATCCCCGCCACTTAGACCCCGGGGTGTTTGGCAATTTTAAGCCAGACCCTGCGGCGTCGGTAAAATTTGCGAACCAGTGGCCGGGTTTAATTATCTTCAGTGGACTGGGCAA is drawn from Candidatus Hinthialibacter antarcticus and contains these coding sequences:
- a CDS encoding nucleoside hydrolase, with the protein product MELPKRTRPFIVFCLVAFLGLSAHSGPVRIIFDTDMDTDCDDAGAMALLHHFADLGEAEILATVVSSNFPYSAPCVRSINAYYHRPGLPIGAPKKPGADINRGSRYAKQIAEEFPGEIKTNDDAPDAVSVYRRILAKEKSHSVVIVVVGYNTNLAHLLDSGPDDESPLTGRELIKDKVKMVVCMGGRYPRHLDPGVFGNFKPDPAASVKFANQWPGLIIFSGLGNDVLTGESLKNTPQNNPVRRAYQLYLGDKPARPSWDLFAVLYAVRPDGPYWIMQKDGRNHIFENGTNEWRDDDNPNHWLLQMQPDQKTFVKNRMNEWISRPPK